One window of Pseudobacteroides sp. genomic DNA carries:
- a CDS encoding bifunctional precorrin-2 dehydrogenase/sirohydrochlorin ferrochelatase has protein sequence MPSFPLFVDLKGKKCIVVGGGKVASRKIEMLDRFNGDIVVISPEITYSINTLKESGKLTHISRFYKPSDIKDAFMIIAATSDESVNELIYNDAVNHGVLVNVVDDPKRCTFFFPSLVKRGDLVIGISTSGGYPALSKHIRKKLDNIIDDNINEEVISYLKEFRKKVILEIQNAELKASILNNIIEETIFTDSRPDIESLKAKMDAIYKKYTEE, from the coding sequence ATGCCATCATTCCCCTTATTTGTTGATTTAAAAGGCAAAAAGTGTATTGTAGTTGGAGGCGGGAAGGTTGCTTCCAGAAAAATTGAGATGTTAGATCGTTTTAACGGCGACATAGTTGTCATAAGCCCAGAAATCACCTATTCAATCAACACCCTGAAGGAATCAGGTAAACTTACCCATATTAGTCGCTTCTATAAACCATCGGATATTAAGGATGCTTTTATGATTATTGCCGCCACATCCGATGAATCGGTTAATGAATTGATTTATAACGATGCGGTAAACCATGGAGTGCTTGTAAATGTAGTGGATGACCCCAAAAGATGTACATTCTTCTTTCCTTCATTAGTTAAAAGAGGAGATCTTGTAATAGGTATTTCAACATCGGGAGGCTATCCGGCACTTTCGAAACATATTCGAAAAAAACTAGATAATATCATTGATGATAATATAAATGAAGAAGTCATATCATACCTAAAGGAGTTTAGGAAAAAGGTAATCCTTGAAATTCAAAATGCTGAGTTAAAAGCTTCTATATTGAACAATATTATAGAAGAAACCATTTTTACAGACTCCAGGCCAGATATAGAAAGCCTAAAAGCAAAAATGGATGCCATTTACAAGAAATATACGGAGGAATAA
- a CDS encoding ABC transporter substrate-binding protein, with protein sequence MSVILVFFSACGKSDYQKVRLSEVTRSVFYAPQYVALNQGFFKEEGLEIELSNGQGADKVMTSVLSGQVDIGFSGPEAAIYVYNEGKEDHAIVFAQLTKRDGSFLVGRKPEPDFKWSYVKGKTIIGGRKGGVPEMTLEYVLKQNGVIPGQDVKIDTSVQFALMAGAFTGGQGDYVTLFEPVASSVEKEGKGYILASIGKDSGEIPYTAYYAKKSYIEKNKEVMQKFTNAIYKGQKWVQSHTPEEIANAIKSSFPDSDLETLTQVAKRYKETDSWCQVPAMNKDSLGLLQKVMKWAGELQKEAPYEKIVTTEFADIAYEKIK encoded by the coding sequence ATGAGTGTTATACTGGTATTTTTCAGTGCCTGCGGCAAGAGTGACTACCAGAAAGTTCGCTTAAGTGAAGTTACCCGGTCTGTATTCTATGCTCCGCAGTATGTTGCATTAAATCAAGGTTTTTTTAAGGAAGAAGGCCTTGAGATTGAGTTAAGCAACGGTCAGGGAGCGGATAAGGTAATGACATCTGTTTTATCAGGTCAGGTTGATATCGGTTTTTCTGGGCCGGAGGCAGCCATATATGTATATAATGAAGGTAAGGAAGACCATGCAATTGTTTTCGCACAGCTTACCAAGCGTGACGGCTCCTTCCTTGTAGGAAGAAAGCCCGAGCCTGACTTTAAATGGAGTTATGTAAAAGGAAAAACTATAATAGGGGGGCGAAAAGGCGGAGTCCCTGAAATGACTCTTGAGTATGTTTTGAAGCAAAACGGTGTAATACCGGGACAGGATGTTAAAATCGACACAAGCGTGCAGTTTGCACTTATGGCAGGTGCTTTTACGGGAGGTCAGGGGGATTATGTAACGCTGTTTGAGCCTGTGGCTTCCAGTGTAGAAAAAGAGGGAAAAGGCTATATACTGGCATCTATAGGCAAGGATAGCGGAGAAATACCGTATACTGCTTACTACGCAAAGAAAAGCTATATAGAGAAAAACAAAGAGGTAATGCAGAAGTTTACCAATGCCATATATAAAGGCCAAAAATGGGTTCAAAGCCATACCCCTGAAGAAATAGCAAACGCTATTAAGTCATCATTCCCCGATTCCGACTTGGAAACACTTACACAAGTAGCAAAAAGGTATAAGGAAACCGACTCATGGTGCCAGGTGCCTGCAATGAACAAGGATTCCCTTGGATTATTGCAAAAGGTTATGAAATGGGCAGGAGAACTGCAAAAGGAAGCACCCTATGAAAAAATTGTAACAACGGAGTTTGCCGATATAGCTTATGAAAAAATAAAATAG